A single region of the Ictalurus punctatus breed USDA103 chromosome 26, Coco_2.0, whole genome shotgun sequence genome encodes:
- the mrpl39 gene encoding 39S ribosomal protein L39, mitochondrial isoform X2 yields MACQRVCQMVQRRLVSSAAAERLSASELRSWRSTLFSKEQARQRSLYPRVEKIEVTMDAPGLQGTLLVMNKGMSTPYSCARHLTEWHVTSAALALVDGEPWHMHRPLTRSCSLTLLTFKDANPQLVNQAYWRSCAALLGQVLDDAFKEEYSVELLKIPEVPVTAGAFCCDVVLDPRLDSWTPSEENLRSLTCEAQQLMLKDLPWEPLEVTPPVALEIFSHSRYKQEEVEEMAANCPSGTVSLYRCGEHVTLSEGPLVARTGLCYQYEVTSLHTLGEGRWGLQRRAQGLSLPLNLTVHHAVWRKLRKRAEKLIPSSAAIRPVTTPPSPKATPSSSQH; encoded by the exons ATGGCGTGTCAGAGAGTGTGTCAAATGGTGCAGCGCC GTTTGGTGTCCAGTGCGGCAGCTGAGCGTCTTTCTGCGTCTGAATTGCGCAGTTGGCGTAGTACCTTGTTCTCCAAAGAGCAAGCTCGCCAGCGCTCACTGTATCCCCGCGTTGAGAAAATCGAGGTGACCATGGATGCCCCGGGGCTACAGGGAACACTTCTGGTGATGAACAAGGGCATGTCCACGCCATATAGCTGCGCAAGAC ATTTGACAGAATGGCACGTAACGAGTGCAGCTCTCGCCCTGGTGGACGGAGAGCCATGGCACATGCATCGTCCGCTCACTCGCTCCTGCTCGCTCACACTGCTCACATTCAAAGATGCCAATCCTCAGCTCGTTAACCAG gCGTATTGGCGCTCCTGTGCAGCCTTGTTGGGCCAAGTGCTTGACGACGCCTTTAAGGAGGAGTACAGTGTGGAGCTGCTGAAGATTCCTGAAGTTCCTG TGACTGCTGGTGCTTTCTGCTGTGACGTGGTCCTGGATCCTCGGTTGGATTCCTGGACTCCATCAGAG GAGAACCTGCGCTCATTAACTTGTGAAGCTCAGCAGCTCATGCTTAAAGATTTACCCTGGGAGCCCCTGGAGGTGACGCCCCCTGTAGCATTGGAGATCTTCTCTCATAGCAG GTATAAACAAGAGGAGGTGGAAGAAATGGCTGCTAATTGCCCCAGTGGCACAGTGTCACTATACAG GTGTGGGGAGCATGTGACACTATCAGAGGGCCCCCTGGTGGCCAGAACAGGTCTGTGCTATCAGTATGAAGTAACATCACTGCATACGCTTGGAGAAGGACGCTGGGGTTTACAGCGCCGAGCCCAGGGCCTCTCACTTCCCCTGAACCTCACG GTTCACCACGCAGTGTGGAGGAAGCTGAGGAAGAGAGCTGAGAAATTG ATTCCCTCATCTGCAGCCATTAGACCTGTGACCACACCCCCTTCTCCCAAAGCCACTCCCTCATCTTCCCAACACTGA
- the mrpl39 gene encoding 39S ribosomal protein L39, mitochondrial isoform X1: MACQRVCQMVQRRLVSSAAAERLSASELRSWRSTLFSKEQARQRSLYPRVEKIEVTMDAPGLQGTLLVMNKGMSTPYSCARHLTEWHVTSAALALVDGEPWHMHRPLTRSCSLTLLTFKDANPQLVNQAYWRSCAALLGQVLDDAFKEEYSVELLKIPEVPVTAGAFCCDVVLDPRLDSWTPSEENLRSLTCEAQQLMLKDLPWEPLEVTPPVALEIFSHSRYKQEEVEEMAANCPSGTVSLYRCGEHVTLSEGPLVARTGLCYQYEVTSLHTLGEGRWGLQRRAQGLSLPLNLTVHHAVWRKLRKRAEKLVEIPSSAAIRPVTTPPSPKATPSSSQH; encoded by the exons ATGGCGTGTCAGAGAGTGTGTCAAATGGTGCAGCGCC GTTTGGTGTCCAGTGCGGCAGCTGAGCGTCTTTCTGCGTCTGAATTGCGCAGTTGGCGTAGTACCTTGTTCTCCAAAGAGCAAGCTCGCCAGCGCTCACTGTATCCCCGCGTTGAGAAAATCGAGGTGACCATGGATGCCCCGGGGCTACAGGGAACACTTCTGGTGATGAACAAGGGCATGTCCACGCCATATAGCTGCGCAAGAC ATTTGACAGAATGGCACGTAACGAGTGCAGCTCTCGCCCTGGTGGACGGAGAGCCATGGCACATGCATCGTCCGCTCACTCGCTCCTGCTCGCTCACACTGCTCACATTCAAAGATGCCAATCCTCAGCTCGTTAACCAG gCGTATTGGCGCTCCTGTGCAGCCTTGTTGGGCCAAGTGCTTGACGACGCCTTTAAGGAGGAGTACAGTGTGGAGCTGCTGAAGATTCCTGAAGTTCCTG TGACTGCTGGTGCTTTCTGCTGTGACGTGGTCCTGGATCCTCGGTTGGATTCCTGGACTCCATCAGAG GAGAACCTGCGCTCATTAACTTGTGAAGCTCAGCAGCTCATGCTTAAAGATTTACCCTGGGAGCCCCTGGAGGTGACGCCCCCTGTAGCATTGGAGATCTTCTCTCATAGCAG GTATAAACAAGAGGAGGTGGAAGAAATGGCTGCTAATTGCCCCAGTGGCACAGTGTCACTATACAG GTGTGGGGAGCATGTGACACTATCAGAGGGCCCCCTGGTGGCCAGAACAGGTCTGTGCTATCAGTATGAAGTAACATCACTGCATACGCTTGGAGAAGGACGCTGGGGTTTACAGCGCCGAGCCCAGGGCCTCTCACTTCCCCTGAACCTCACG GTTCACCACGCAGTGTGGAGGAAGCTGAGGAAGAGAGCTGAGAAATTG GTGGAGATTCCCTCATCTGCAGCCATTAGACCTGTGACCACACCCCCTTCTCCCAAAGCCACTCCCTCATCTTCCCAACACTGA